Proteins encoded together in one Musa acuminata AAA Group cultivar baxijiao chromosome BXJ3-6, Cavendish_Baxijiao_AAA, whole genome shotgun sequence window:
- the LOC135640791 gene encoding PH, RCC1 and FYVE domains-containing protein 1-like isoform X1, whose amino-acid sequence MADPVNYGNPDRDIQQALVALKKGTQLIKYSRKGKPKLCPFRISSDETTLVWFSHKKERAIKLASVTRIVPGQRTAVFRRYLRPEKDYLSFSLIYNNGERSLDLICKDQGELEVWITGLKALISTGQHQHSRTDSHSDGVFFSDDGDSVSSGHPYGVTVESTLSISRGFSTKFHNRDTSASLPRSDVGSDNANMQLRASNGDGVRLSVSSAPSSSSQGSGPDDIESLGDVYVWGEVWSDGVLLDGSTNSICSRTDVLIPRSLESNVVLDVHQIACGVRHAALVTRQGEVFTWGDESGGQLGHGNDKDVSRPRLVESLVLWNMDYVACGEYHTCAISTGGDLFTWGDGTHNTGLLGHGNDVSHWIPKKVSGPLEGLQVLSIACGTWHSALTTSNGKVYTFGDGTFGALGHGDRETVACPREVESLSGLRTIKVACGVWHTAAIVEVMGQTGVNVISRKLFTWGDGDKYRLGHGDKEARLVPTCVPSLIDYNFHQLACGHNITIGLTTSGHVFTLGSTSHGQLGNPQSDGRVPCLVQERLVGELVEEIACGAYHVAVLTSRSEVYTWGKGSNGRLGHGDTEDRKTPTLVEALKDRHVKSISCGSNFTACICIHKWISGADQSLCSGCRQAFGFTRKRHNCYNCGLVHCHACSSKKVLKAALAPTPGKPHRVCDSCYSKLKAAEAGTFLIGNKKNVIPRRSIDIREKSDRGDIRPSKFLLSSNTEPLKYVEAKSMKTETKLDPLSILRAPQVPSLLQLKDLSFTSSLSALQTALKPIVTSTPPPPVNSKPTSPYSRKPSPPRTATPVFSKSIIDSLTRTNELQNQDLQKLQAQVKNLKKRCEVQELALQNSEKKAQEESAKFNAAIEVIKSLDSQLMDIAEKLPPEFRDSLGVMHGQAETFLKHSEHVRSDFSSSTMDSSSNFQSHLTNEGIDTRYVLELSQSAIEGGAQNNSKLGVPDNRESTSQHSIDNGLKSPPSSRQSTDGEAELVEQFEPGVYITFIQLKNDIKMFKRVRFSKRRFAEQQAEDWWNKNKERVFKKYSYPGQATTTLPTSAPNEEEDATPSS is encoded by the exons ATGGCAGATCCGGTCAATTATGGGAACCCCGACCGTGACATACAACAA gcACTCGTTGCATTGAAGAAAGGCACCCAGTTAATTAAGTATAGTCGGAAAGGAAAGCCTAAACTCTGCCCCTTCAGAATTTCTAGT GACGAGACAACACTGGTTTGGTTTTCTCATAAGAAAGAGAGGGCTATTAAATTGGCTTCTGTCACACGAATTGTTCCTGGACAGAGAACT GCTGTTTTTAGGAGATACTTGAGGCCTGAGAAAGACTACTTATCATTTTCTCTTATCTATAACAACGGTGAAAGATCTCTTGATCTG ATTTGCAAGGATCAAGGTGAGCTAGAGGTGTGGATTACGGGCCTTAAGGCTCTGATATCTACAGGACAACATCAACATTCTAGAACTGATAGCCACAGTGATGGGGTTTTCTTCTCTGAT GATGGAGACTCTGTTTCAAGTGGTCATCCTTATGGTGTAACAGTAGAAAGCACTTTGAGCATATCCCGTGGCTTTAGCACAAAATTTCATAATCGTGATACTTCAGCGAGTTTACCAAGGTCAGATGTGGGGTCAGATAATGCAAATATGCAACTAAGAGCAAGTAACGGAGATGGTGTACGACTTAGTGTTTCAAGTGCCCCTAGTTCTTCCAGTCAAGGTTCTGGACCAGATGATATTGAATCTTTAGGTGATGTTTATGTGTGGGGGGAAGTATGGTCTGATGGAGTTTTGTTAGATGGATCAACAAACTCAATATGTTCAAGAACTGATGTTTTAATTCCAAGATCCTTAGAATCGAATGTAGTTTTAGATGTTCATCAAATTGCATGTGGTGTTAGACATGCTGCACTTGTTACAAGGCAAGGGGAAGTATTTACTTGGGGTGATGAATCTGGTGGGCAACTAGGCCATGGAAATGACAAAGATGTAAGTCGGCCCCGTCTTGTTGAGTCGTTGGTACTATGGAATATGGATTATGTTGCATGTGGTGAGTATCATACTTGTGCTATATCCACTGGTGGTGATTTGTTTACATGGGGAGATGGCACCCATAatactggacttcttggtcatggCAATGATGTCAGCCACTGGATACCAAAAAAAGTTTCTGGCCCTCTAGAAGGACTTCAAGTTCTATCTATTGCATGTGGTACATGGCATTCGGCACTAACTACTTCCAATGGAAAAGTATATACATTTGGAGACGGAACGTTTGGTGCCCTTGGACATGGTGACCGAGAGACTGTAGCATGCCCTAGGGAAGTGGAATCTTTGAGTGGATTAAGGACAATCAAGGTTGCATGTGGAGTGTGGCATACTGCAGCCATCGTAGAGGTAATGGGGCAGACTGGTGTCAATGTCATATCTCGTAAATTATTTACTTGGGGTGATGGCGACAAATATCGTCTTGGTCATGGTGATAAGGAAGCACGTTTGGTCCCTACTTGTGTTCCTTCACTTATTGACTATAACTTTCATCAGCTAGCCTGTGGGCATAACATAACTATTGGCCTCACCACTTCTGGTCATGTTTTCACACTGGGCAGTACGTCTCATGGTCAGCTTGGAAACCCACAATCTGATGGCAGGGTTCCTTGCTTAGTACAAGAAAGACTGGTTGGTGAATTAGTTGAAGAGATTGCTTGTGGAGCTTACCATGTTGCAGTACTAACATCACGCAGTGAAGTATACACATGGGGCAAAGGTTCTAATGGCCGACTGGGACATGGTGATACTGAAGATCGGAAAACACCTACCCTTGTTGAAGCTCTTAAAGATAGGCATGTGAAAAGTATATCATGTGGTTCAAATTTTACAGCTTGCATTTGTATCCATAAATGGATATCTGGTGCTGATCAGTCACTTTGCTCAGGTTGTCGACAAGCATTTGGTTTTACTAGAAAGAGACACAACTGCTATAATTGTGGATTGGTACATTGCCATGCTTGTAGTTCCAAGAAAGTGTTGAAAGCTGCACTAGCACCAACTCCAGGCAAACCACATCGTGTATGTGATTCTTGCTATTCAAAACTTAAAGCTGCTGAAGCTGGTACTTTCTTGATAGGTAACAAGAAGAATGTAATTCCTCGTCGATCTATTGATATCAGGGAAAAGTCAGACCGAGGGGATATAAGACCTTCAAAATTCCTATTATCATCTAATACAGAACCACTCAAATATGTTGAAGCTAAATCAATGAAGACTGAGACTAAATTAGATCCTTTGTCAATACTGAGAGCTCCACAAGTTCCCTCGCTATTGCAACTGAAAGATCTCTCTTTTACTAGCTCACTGAGCGCACTTCAAACCGCTTTAAAACCAATTGTAACATCGACACCTCCACCTCCTGTAAATTCCAAGCCTACATCACCCTACTCAAGAAAGCCAAGCCCTCCACGCACTGCAACTCCAGTATTCTCCAAAAGCATTATTGATAGCCTCACAAGGACTAATGAACTACAAAACCAGGACCTCCAAAAGTTGCAAGCCCAG GTCAAAAATTTGAAAAAAAGATGTGAAGTACAAGAACTTGCCTTGCAGAATTCAGAAAAGAAAGCTCAAGAGGAATCTGCCAAATTCAATGCTGCAATAGAAGTCATCAAGTCTCTTGATTCTCAG CTGATGGACATAGCAGAGAAACTACCTCCCGAGTTTCGTGACAGCTTGGGCGTCATGCATGGTCAAGCAGAAACATTCCTTAAGCATAGTGAACATGTCAGATCAGACTTTTCATCTTCGACAATGGATTCTTCATCTAATTTTCAATCTCACCTGACAAATGAGGGAATTGACACTAGGTATGTGTTGGAATTATCACAGAGTGCTATTGAAGGTGGTGCTCAAAACAATAGTAAGTTAGGTGTTCCTGATAACAGAGAATCTACTTCGCAACATAGCATTGACAATGGCTTAAAATCACCTCCAAGCTCTAGGCAAAGCACTGATGGAGAAGCCGAATTGGTTGAGCAGTTTGAGCCTGGTGTATACATCACTTTCATTCAACTAAAGAACGACATCAAAATGTTCAAACGGGTTCGATTCAG CAAGAGAAGGTTTGCCGAGCAACAGGCAGAAGACTGGTGgaacaaaaacaaagaaagaGTATTCAAGAAATACAGTTATCCAGGGCAGGCCACTACCACATTACCCACGAGTGCACCAAACGAGGAGGAAGATGCAACACCATCCTCCTAG
- the LOC135640791 gene encoding PH, RCC1 and FYVE domains-containing protein 1-like isoform X2 produces MADPVNYGNPDRDIQQALVALKKGTQLIKYSRKGKPKLCPFRISSDETTLVWFSHKKERAIKLASVTRIVPGQRTAVFRRYLRPEKDYLSFSLIYNNGERSLDLICKDQGELEVWITGLKALISTGQHQHSRTDSHSDGVFFSDDGDSVSSGHPYGVTVESTLSISRGFSTKFHNRDTSASLPRSDVGSDNANMQLRASNGDGVRLSVSSAPSSSSQGSGPDDIESLGDVYVWGEVWSDGVLLDGSTNSICSRTDVLIPRSLESNVVLDVHQIACGVRHAALVTRQGEVFTWGDESGGQLGHGNDKDVSRPRLVESLVLWNMDYVACGEYHTCAISTGGDLFTWGDGTHNTGLLGHGNDVSHWIPKKVSGPLEGLQVLSIACGTWHSALTTSNGKVYTFGDGTFGALGHGDRETVACPREVESLSGLRTIKVACGVWHTAAIVEVMGQTGVNVISRKLFTWGDGDKYRLGHGDKEARLVPTCVPSLIDYNFHQLACGHNITIGLTTSGHVFTLGSTSHGQLGNPQSDGRVPCLVQERLVGELVEEIACGAYHVAVLTSRSEVYTWGKGSNGRLGHGDTEDRKTPTLVEALKDRHVKSISCGSNFTACICIHKWISGADQSLCSGCRQAFGFTRKRHNCYNCGLVHCHACSSKKVLKAALAPTPGKPHRVCDSCYSKLKAAEAGTFLIGNKKNVIPRRSIDIREKSDRGDIRPSKFLLSSNTEPLKYVEAKSMKTETKLDPLSILRAPQVPSLLQLKDLSFTSSLSALQTALKPIVTSTPPPPVNSKPTSPYSRKPSPPRTATPVFSKSIIDSLTRTNELQNQDLQKLQAQVKNLKKRCEVQELALQNSEKKAQEESAKFNAAIEVIKSLDSQLMDIAEKLPPEFRDSLGVMHGQAETFLKHSEHVRSDFSSSTMDSSSNFQSHLTNEGIDTRESTSQHSIDNGLKSPPSSRQSTDGEAELVEQFEPGVYITFIQLKNDIKMFKRVRFSKRRFAEQQAEDWWNKNKERVFKKYSYPGQATTTLPTSAPNEEEDATPSS; encoded by the exons ATGGCAGATCCGGTCAATTATGGGAACCCCGACCGTGACATACAACAA gcACTCGTTGCATTGAAGAAAGGCACCCAGTTAATTAAGTATAGTCGGAAAGGAAAGCCTAAACTCTGCCCCTTCAGAATTTCTAGT GACGAGACAACACTGGTTTGGTTTTCTCATAAGAAAGAGAGGGCTATTAAATTGGCTTCTGTCACACGAATTGTTCCTGGACAGAGAACT GCTGTTTTTAGGAGATACTTGAGGCCTGAGAAAGACTACTTATCATTTTCTCTTATCTATAACAACGGTGAAAGATCTCTTGATCTG ATTTGCAAGGATCAAGGTGAGCTAGAGGTGTGGATTACGGGCCTTAAGGCTCTGATATCTACAGGACAACATCAACATTCTAGAACTGATAGCCACAGTGATGGGGTTTTCTTCTCTGAT GATGGAGACTCTGTTTCAAGTGGTCATCCTTATGGTGTAACAGTAGAAAGCACTTTGAGCATATCCCGTGGCTTTAGCACAAAATTTCATAATCGTGATACTTCAGCGAGTTTACCAAGGTCAGATGTGGGGTCAGATAATGCAAATATGCAACTAAGAGCAAGTAACGGAGATGGTGTACGACTTAGTGTTTCAAGTGCCCCTAGTTCTTCCAGTCAAGGTTCTGGACCAGATGATATTGAATCTTTAGGTGATGTTTATGTGTGGGGGGAAGTATGGTCTGATGGAGTTTTGTTAGATGGATCAACAAACTCAATATGTTCAAGAACTGATGTTTTAATTCCAAGATCCTTAGAATCGAATGTAGTTTTAGATGTTCATCAAATTGCATGTGGTGTTAGACATGCTGCACTTGTTACAAGGCAAGGGGAAGTATTTACTTGGGGTGATGAATCTGGTGGGCAACTAGGCCATGGAAATGACAAAGATGTAAGTCGGCCCCGTCTTGTTGAGTCGTTGGTACTATGGAATATGGATTATGTTGCATGTGGTGAGTATCATACTTGTGCTATATCCACTGGTGGTGATTTGTTTACATGGGGAGATGGCACCCATAatactggacttcttggtcatggCAATGATGTCAGCCACTGGATACCAAAAAAAGTTTCTGGCCCTCTAGAAGGACTTCAAGTTCTATCTATTGCATGTGGTACATGGCATTCGGCACTAACTACTTCCAATGGAAAAGTATATACATTTGGAGACGGAACGTTTGGTGCCCTTGGACATGGTGACCGAGAGACTGTAGCATGCCCTAGGGAAGTGGAATCTTTGAGTGGATTAAGGACAATCAAGGTTGCATGTGGAGTGTGGCATACTGCAGCCATCGTAGAGGTAATGGGGCAGACTGGTGTCAATGTCATATCTCGTAAATTATTTACTTGGGGTGATGGCGACAAATATCGTCTTGGTCATGGTGATAAGGAAGCACGTTTGGTCCCTACTTGTGTTCCTTCACTTATTGACTATAACTTTCATCAGCTAGCCTGTGGGCATAACATAACTATTGGCCTCACCACTTCTGGTCATGTTTTCACACTGGGCAGTACGTCTCATGGTCAGCTTGGAAACCCACAATCTGATGGCAGGGTTCCTTGCTTAGTACAAGAAAGACTGGTTGGTGAATTAGTTGAAGAGATTGCTTGTGGAGCTTACCATGTTGCAGTACTAACATCACGCAGTGAAGTATACACATGGGGCAAAGGTTCTAATGGCCGACTGGGACATGGTGATACTGAAGATCGGAAAACACCTACCCTTGTTGAAGCTCTTAAAGATAGGCATGTGAAAAGTATATCATGTGGTTCAAATTTTACAGCTTGCATTTGTATCCATAAATGGATATCTGGTGCTGATCAGTCACTTTGCTCAGGTTGTCGACAAGCATTTGGTTTTACTAGAAAGAGACACAACTGCTATAATTGTGGATTGGTACATTGCCATGCTTGTAGTTCCAAGAAAGTGTTGAAAGCTGCACTAGCACCAACTCCAGGCAAACCACATCGTGTATGTGATTCTTGCTATTCAAAACTTAAAGCTGCTGAAGCTGGTACTTTCTTGATAGGTAACAAGAAGAATGTAATTCCTCGTCGATCTATTGATATCAGGGAAAAGTCAGACCGAGGGGATATAAGACCTTCAAAATTCCTATTATCATCTAATACAGAACCACTCAAATATGTTGAAGCTAAATCAATGAAGACTGAGACTAAATTAGATCCTTTGTCAATACTGAGAGCTCCACAAGTTCCCTCGCTATTGCAACTGAAAGATCTCTCTTTTACTAGCTCACTGAGCGCACTTCAAACCGCTTTAAAACCAATTGTAACATCGACACCTCCACCTCCTGTAAATTCCAAGCCTACATCACCCTACTCAAGAAAGCCAAGCCCTCCACGCACTGCAACTCCAGTATTCTCCAAAAGCATTATTGATAGCCTCACAAGGACTAATGAACTACAAAACCAGGACCTCCAAAAGTTGCAAGCCCAG GTCAAAAATTTGAAAAAAAGATGTGAAGTACAAGAACTTGCCTTGCAGAATTCAGAAAAGAAAGCTCAAGAGGAATCTGCCAAATTCAATGCTGCAATAGAAGTCATCAAGTCTCTTGATTCTCAG CTGATGGACATAGCAGAGAAACTACCTCCCGAGTTTCGTGACAGCTTGGGCGTCATGCATGGTCAAGCAGAAACATTCCTTAAGCATAGTGAACATGTCAGATCAGACTTTTCATCTTCGACAATGGATTCTTCATCTAATTTTCAATCTCACCTGACAAATGAGGGAATTGACACTAG AGAATCTACTTCGCAACATAGCATTGACAATGGCTTAAAATCACCTCCAAGCTCTAGGCAAAGCACTGATGGAGAAGCCGAATTGGTTGAGCAGTTTGAGCCTGGTGTATACATCACTTTCATTCAACTAAAGAACGACATCAAAATGTTCAAACGGGTTCGATTCAG CAAGAGAAGGTTTGCCGAGCAACAGGCAGAAGACTGGTGgaacaaaaacaaagaaagaGTATTCAAGAAATACAGTTATCCAGGGCAGGCCACTACCACATTACCCACGAGTGCACCAAACGAGGAGGAAGATGCAACACCATCCTCCTAG